One Hordeum vulgare subsp. vulgare chromosome 4H, MorexV3_pseudomolecules_assembly, whole genome shotgun sequence DNA window includes the following coding sequences:
- the LOC123446550 gene encoding calcium-binding protein CP1, whose amino-acid sequence MCPGGRYAGLDLPAGAGAGDLRPAFDVLDADHDGRISRDDLKSFYANAGATDERFDDDDIEAMIAAADADLDGFVQYDEFEGLLGRAAKAGTDGGCRSAMEDAFRLMDRDGDGKVGFEDLKAYLGWAGMPVADDEIRAMISMAGDGDGGVGLEALARILAVDFGAIV is encoded by the coding sequence ATGTGTCCCGGCGGCAGGTACGCGGGCCTTGACCTCCCCGCCGGCGCCGGAGCGGGGGACCTGCGGCCGGCATTCGACGTGCTTGACGCGGACCACGACGGCCGCATCAGCCGCGACGACCTCAAGTCCTTCTACGCCAACGCCGGCGCAACCGACGAGCgcttcgacgacgacgacatcgaggCCATGATCGCCGCCGCCGATGCCGACCTCGACGGCTTCGTGCAGTACGACGAGTTCGAGGGCCTCCTCGGCCGCGCCGCCAAGGCGGGGACGGACGGCGGGTGCCGCTCCGCGATGGAGGACGCCTTCCGGCTAATGGACCGCGACGGGGACGGCAAGGTCGGCTTCGAGGACCTCAAGGCCTACCTCGGGTGGGCCGGGATGCCGGTCGCCGACGACGAGATCCGCGCCATGATAAGTATGGCTggtgacggcgacggcggcgtggggCTCGAGGCGCTCGCCAGAATACTCGCCGTGGACTTTGGTGCCATCGTCTGA